A section of the Asticcacaulis sp. EMRT-3 genome encodes:
- a CDS encoding glycosyltransferase family 2 protein yields the protein MSHLPSNIIELLKARKLATSEAHYFMSHFDMTPYDDEAVDGVTVVMVVFHTGGILFDAIARVLTDPKVNQFIIIDNGSSEKVEQKLRELETLYDHVLVVQGQGNIGFARAANLGAHLASERWVVFLNPDAMLRPDCIEKLVDAARGQPSPCLVGARVLNPDYSEQRGARRGEVTPITTLLSLTQFSRYIPFLKKFEIHREADSLPDIPQAVPTISGACFAVAKRDFALLRGFDTQYFLHVEDVDLCWRAREMGGVVLFHPGAEVVHEGHTSRVEPVFVEWNKGKGLIHYFHKRAQGKGLWRKVYVWLLSPLIIGVSVMRALTRTRLKSDEDDFPGQ from the coding sequence ATGAGCCATCTGCCGTCCAATATCATAGAGCTGTTGAAAGCGCGCAAGCTGGCCACCAGCGAGGCGCACTATTTCATGTCGCATTTCGACATGACGCCCTATGATGATGAGGCGGTGGATGGGGTGACCGTGGTGATGGTCGTTTTCCATACCGGCGGTATTTTGTTCGATGCCATTGCCCGTGTTTTGACCGATCCTAAGGTCAATCAGTTCATAATCATCGATAATGGCTCTTCGGAAAAGGTCGAGCAGAAGCTGCGCGAGTTGGAAACCCTCTACGACCATGTGCTGGTGGTGCAGGGGCAGGGCAATATCGGTTTCGCGCGCGCCGCCAATCTCGGCGCGCACCTGGCCAGTGAGCGCTGGGTGGTGTTCCTCAATCCCGACGCCATGCTGCGTCCCGACTGCATCGAGAAACTGGTGGATGCGGCGCGCGGTCAGCCCTCACCGTGCCTTGTCGGTGCGCGTGTTCTTAATCCCGACTATAGCGAGCAGCGCGGCGCGCGGCGCGGCGAGGTGACGCCGATCACCACGCTTTTATCCCTCACACAATTCAGCCGCTATATCCCCTTCCTGAAGAAGTTTGAAATTCACCGCGAAGCCGACAGCCTGCCCGATATACCGCAGGCTGTGCCGACGATTTCCGGTGCCTGTTTCGCTGTCGCCAAGCGTGATTTCGCCCTGCTGAGGGGTTTTGATACGCAGTATTTCCTGCATGTCGAGGATGTCGATCTGTGCTGGCGGGCGCGTGAAATGGGAGGGGTCGTCCTGTTTCATCCCGGCGCTGAGGTGGTGCACGAAGGCCATACGTCGCGCGTCGAACCCGTCTTCGTCGAGTGGAACAAGGGTAAGGGCCTGATCCATTATTTTCACAAACGGGCGCAGGGCAAGGGGCTGTGGCGTAAGGTCTATGTCTGGCTGCTGAGCCCGCTGATCATCGGGGTTTCGGTTATGCGCGCCCTGACCCGCACGCGCCTGAAAAGCGATGAGGACGATTTTCCCGGCCAGTAA
- a CDS encoding glycosyltransferase family 39 protein has translation MTATTTADMLRKFQAFLPQLVGRGRRGPLIAALLAVIVALPCALMVPPLDRDESRFVQASSQMLESHDYIDINVQQVPRYKKPVGIHWLQVLAVKLTSKVEKRQIFPYRWPSMLGAALAAFACAWGASRAFGTRAGTKAGLLFAVSFMLSTEAFIAKTDAVLCGLTTLMMACLAQVYLRNRDLARGEPRPKMFWTKLFFWLALAGTILIKGPIGPMILATTIFTLWGWDRKIRWAGSLNWGWGLILVLLICGPWFVAITVATDGQFWVGAVGHDLASKLSGGSEGHFMWPGYHLGLLPITLFPASWLLGGALQTAISRRHEAGVRFAIAWFLPAFIIFELSPTKLPHYPLPTFGALIWLCALSLDAPRKTWAKIINGAAGLIGGLVLTALAIVGYALYGTPPDLVFVAAVALGALVIAGVGGWLMLRRQERLGFGFLLAAGIITHLSVVSLLVQLKPLWVSKMMEQALVSAHLDPRQGIAPGPVAVLGYAEPSFVFAMGTRTELDNGDAQAAAAALADGRPVFVDSKFDSAFEAQARALGVKPHAVSQVKGHNYNGHDVVITLYDNPPRVSP, from the coding sequence ATGACCGCGACGACCACCGCCGACATGCTCCGCAAATTTCAGGCTTTTTTGCCGCAACTGGTGGGGCGTGGCCGTCGCGGCCCGCTGATTGCCGCCCTGCTGGCCGTGATCGTGGCCCTGCCCTGCGCCCTGATGGTGCCGCCGCTCGACCGCGACGAATCGCGCTTCGTGCAGGCCTCGTCGCAGATGCTGGAATCGCACGACTATATCGATATCAATGTGCAGCAGGTGCCGCGCTACAAGAAGCCCGTGGGTATCCACTGGTTGCAGGTTCTGGCCGTCAAGCTGACCTCCAAGGTCGAAAAACGCCAGATCTTCCCCTATCGCTGGCCGTCCATGCTGGGCGCGGCGCTGGCAGCCTTTGCCTGCGCCTGGGGGGCTTCGCGCGCCTTCGGCACCCGCGCCGGCACCAAGGCCGGGCTGTTGTTCGCCGTCAGTTTCATGCTGTCCACCGAAGCCTTCATCGCCAAGACCGACGCCGTTTTATGCGGTCTGACCACCCTGATGATGGCCTGTCTGGCGCAGGTCTATCTGCGTAACCGCGATCTGGCGCGCGGCGAGCCCAGACCGAAAATGTTCTGGACGAAGCTGTTTTTCTGGCTGGCCCTGGCGGGCACCATCCTGATCAAGGGGCCGATCGGGCCGATGATCCTGGCCACGACGATCTTCACCCTGTGGGGCTGGGACCGCAAGATAAGGTGGGCGGGCAGCCTCAACTGGGGCTGGGGACTGATTCTGGTGCTGCTGATATGCGGCCCGTGGTTCGTGGCCATTACGGTGGCCACCGATGGCCAGTTCTGGGTGGGGGCGGTCGGCCACGATCTGGCCAGCAAGCTCAGCGGTGGTTCTGAAGGCCATTTCATGTGGCCCGGCTATCATCTCGGCCTGTTGCCGATCACCCTGTTTCCGGCCTCGTGGCTGCTGGGCGGCGCGTTGCAAACCGCGATCAGCCGCCGCCATGAAGCGGGCGTGCGCTTCGCCATCGCCTGGTTCTTGCCCGCCTTCATTATTTTTGAGCTATCGCCCACCAAGCTGCCGCACTATCCCCTGCCCACCTTCGGCGCCCTGATCTGGCTGTGCGCCCTGTCGCTGGATGCGCCACGCAAAACCTGGGCGAAGATCATCAATGGCGCGGCAGGCCTGATCGGCGGACTGGTGCTGACCGCCCTGGCCATTGTCGGCTACGCGCTTTACGGCACGCCGCCCGATCTGGTGTTCGTGGCGGCCGTGGCGCTGGGCGCGCTGGTTATCGCTGGGGTCGGCGGCTGGCTGATGCTGCGCCGCCAGGAACGGCTGGGCTTCGGTTTCCTGCTGGCAGCGGGCATCATCACCCATCTGTCCGTGGTCAGCCTGCTCGTCCAGCTCAAGCCCTTATGGGTATCGAAAATGATGGAACAGGCGCTGGTCAGCGCCCATCTCGATCCGCGCCAGGGCATTGCGCCGGGGCCGGTGGCGGTGCTGGGCTATGCCGAACCGAGCTTTGTCTTCGCTATGGGCACGCGCACCGAACTCGACAATGGCGATGCGCAGGCGGCGGCAGCGGCCCTGGCCGACGGACGGCCCGTCTTTGTCGATTCGAAATTCGATTCAGCCTTTGAGGCACAGGCCCGTGCCTTGGGCGTCAAGCCCCATGCTGTGAGCCAGGTAAAGGGCCATAATTATAACGGCCATGATGTCGTGATCACGCTGTACGACAATCCACCCCGGGTTAGTCCATAA
- a CDS encoding glycosyltransferase family 2 protein: MSQSDSLPQSPVVSAIVPVYNEEGACVQVAQEIAQAFSEAFGAGGFEIIMVDDCSRDATLERLKQALPDVANLRVLHHEKNVGKSGAMRTGIFAARSPLVVTLDGDGQNPAVDAARLAQSLAAAGPEIGMVAGQRRNRQDKASKKWASRMANSIRKSLLKDGSDDTGCGLKALRREVFLRLPYFDQMHRYLPSLVTREGFGILFESVDDRLRTTGQSKYTNIGRLAVALTDLPGVIWLNSRLRQPGRISELG, from the coding sequence ATGTCCCAGTCTGATAGCCTGCCCCAAAGCCCGGTCGTCTCCGCTATTGTGCCCGTCTATAACGAAGAAGGCGCGTGCGTTCAAGTCGCGCAGGAGATCGCTCAGGCATTTTCCGAAGCCTTCGGCGCGGGCGGATTTGAGATCATCATGGTCGATGATTGCAGTCGTGACGCCACGCTCGAACGCCTGAAGCAAGCCTTGCCCGACGTGGCGAATTTGCGCGTGTTGCACCACGAAAAGAATGTCGGCAAGAGCGGTGCCATGCGCACCGGCATTTTTGCGGCGCGTAGCCCCCTGGTGGTGACGCTCGATGGCGACGGGCAGAATCCGGCGGTCGATGCGGCGCGCCTGGCGCAAAGCCTCGCCGCTGCCGGGCCGGAGATCGGCATGGTGGCCGGTCAGCGCCGCAACCGCCAGGATAAGGCCTCGAAAAAGTGGGCCTCGCGCATGGCCAATTCGATCCGCAAATCCCTGCTGAAAGACGGCTCCGACGATACGGGCTGCGGTCTGAAAGCCTTGCGCCGCGAGGTTTTCCTGCGCCTGCCCTATTTCGATCAGATGCACCGTTACCTGCCGTCACTGGTGACGCGCGAAGGCTTCGGCATCCTGTTTGAAAGCGTCGATGATCGCCTGCGTACCACAGGTCAGTCGAAATATACCAATATCGGGCGTTTAGCCGTAGCGCTGACCGACCTGCCGGGTGTAATATGGTTAAACAGCCGTTTGCGGCAGCCGGGGCGCATCAGCGAACTGGGTTGA
- the phaR gene encoding polyhydroxyalkanoate synthesis repressor PhaR, whose product MSETKTRAKRGEGERVIIKKYANRRLYNTATSSYVTLDNLSDMVREGIDFVVFDAKTGDDITRSVLAQIIFEEEGRGHNLLPIQFLRQLIGFYGDSMQNLLPTYLEMSLDGFSKQQERFRTQFPQAFGGKPGLGMFDEQVAQNLAMFDRAMRMFSPFSFANAAQTAAPAAPAAAPEPAPASGETDQVRELRQQMEAMKAQIDLLAKKG is encoded by the coding sequence ATGAGCGAAACAAAAACACGAGCTAAACGCGGCGAAGGTGAGCGCGTCATCATCAAGAAATACGCCAACCGCCGCCTCTACAACACCGCCACAAGTTCTTACGTCACGCTCGACAACCTGTCCGACATGGTGCGCGAAGGCATAGATTTCGTGGTTTTCGACGCCAAGACCGGCGATGACATCACCCGCTCGGTTCTGGCGCAGATCATTTTCGAAGAAGAAGGCCGCGGCCATAATCTGCTGCCGATCCAGTTTTTGCGCCAGTTGATCGGTTTTTACGGCGACTCGATGCAAAACCTGCTGCCGACCTATCTCGAAATGTCGCTCGACGGCTTTTCCAAGCAGCAGGAGCGCTTCCGCACCCAGTTCCCGCAGGCCTTCGGTGGCAAGCCGGGGCTTGGCATGTTCGATGAGCAGGTGGCGCAGAATCTGGCCATGTTCGACCGCGCCATGCGCATGTTCTCGCCCTTTTCCTTCGCCAATGCGGCGCAGACGGCCGCGCCTGCCGCCCCTGCGGCTGCGCCCGAACCAGCACCCGCCAGCGGAGAAACCGATCAGGTGCGCGAACTGCGCCAGCAGATGGAAGCCATGAAGGCGCAGATCGACCTTCTGGCGAAAAAGGGTTAA
- a CDS encoding acetyl-CoA C-acetyltransferase translates to MSTDVVIVSAARTPVGSFLGALASLPGHDLGAHAIKAAVMRAGLQPSDVNEVILGQVLQAAQGQGPARQASVKAGIPYDAPAWSINQICGSGLRAVALGAQQVALGESAIVVAGGQESMSLATHAAYIRTGQKMGDLSLVDTMIKDGLWDAFNNYHMGTTAENIATKWNISRQEQDEFATASQNKAEAAQKAGKFDDEIAPVTIKGRKGDTVVDKDEFIRHGVTVEALASLRPAFSKDGTVTAGNASGLNDGAAALVLMSKAEADKRGLTPLARIVSGGIAGVDPAIMGTGPIQATQKALKKAGWSIGDLDLIEANEAFAAQAISVNRELGWDLAKVNVNGGAISIGHPIGASGARILTTLLFELKRRGGGKGLATLCIGGGMGVALCVEA, encoded by the coding sequence ATGTCCACTGACGTCGTTATCGTTTCCGCCGCCCGCACCCCGGTGGGCTCCTTTCTGGGCGCGCTGGCCAGCCTGCCCGGTCATGATCTGGGTGCCCATGCCATCAAGGCGGCGGTGATGCGCGCTGGATTGCAGCCTTCTGATGTTAACGAAGTCATTCTCGGCCAGGTGCTGCAAGCGGCGCAGGGCCAAGGCCCGGCCCGACAGGCCTCGGTGAAGGCCGGCATTCCGTATGACGCCCCGGCCTGGTCGATCAACCAGATCTGCGGTTCGGGCCTGCGCGCCGTGGCGCTGGGTGCGCAGCAGGTGGCGCTGGGCGAAAGCGCAATCGTCGTGGCGGGCGGTCAGGAAAGCATGTCGCTGGCCACGCACGCCGCCTATATCCGCACCGGCCAGAAGATGGGCGACCTGTCGCTGGTCGATACCATGATCAAGGACGGCCTGTGGGACGCCTTCAACAATTATCACATGGGCACCACGGCGGAAAACATCGCCACCAAATGGAATATCTCGCGCCAGGAACAGGACGAATTCGCCACCGCTTCGCAAAATAAGGCCGAAGCGGCGCAAAAGGCGGGCAAGTTCGATGACGAAATCGCCCCCGTCACCATCAAGGGCCGCAAGGGCGATACGGTGGTCGATAAGGACGAATTCATCCGCCACGGCGTGACGGTCGAAGCTCTTGCCAGCTTGCGTCCAGCCTTCTCGAAGGACGGCACGGTGACAGCGGGCAATGCGTCGGGCCTCAATGACGGCGCGGCGGCTCTGGTGCTGATGTCGAAGGCCGAGGCCGACAAGCGCGGCCTGACGCCGCTGGCGCGCATCGTATCGGGCGGTATTGCCGGGGTCGATCCGGCCATCATGGGCACCGGCCCGATTCAGGCGACGCAAAAGGCGCTCAAAAAAGCGGGCTGGAGCATCGGCGATCTCGACCTGATCGAAGCCAATGAAGCCTTCGCCGCTCAGGCCATCAGCGTCAACCGCGAACTGGGCTGGGATCTGGCCAAGGTCAATGTCAATGGCGGCGCCATCTCTATCGGCCACCCGATCGGCGCGTCCGGCGCGCGCATCCTGACCACGCTTCTGTTTGAGCTGAAGCGTCGCGGCGGCGGCAAGGGGCTGGCGACTTTGTGCATCGGTGGTGGCATGGGCGTTGCTCTCTGCGTCGAGGCTTAA
- the phbB gene encoding acetoacetyl-CoA reductase: protein MGRVALVTGGTRGIGKAIVKRLKEAGLTVAAGYAGNEENAKKVAEELDVFIVKGSVDNFYDCKRAVHEVEAALGPIEVLVNNAGITRDGFFHKMSLEQWQDVIHTNMDSVFNMTRQVIEGMRERNYGRIINISSINGQKGQAGQSNYSAAKAGMIGFTKALALESASKGITVNCVAPGYTGTEMVSAIAPAVLEKIVAGIPVGRLGTPEEVAEICAFLASDMASFITGATIAVNGGQHML from the coding sequence ATGGGTAGAGTAGCACTGGTCACCGGCGGCACGCGCGGTATCGGCAAGGCCATCGTCAAGCGTTTGAAAGAAGCCGGGCTGACGGTCGCCGCCGGTTATGCCGGTAACGAAGAAAACGCCAAAAAGGTCGCCGAGGAACTGGACGTTTTTATCGTCAAGGGCAGCGTCGATAACTTCTATGACTGCAAGCGCGCCGTGCATGAGGTCGAGGCGGCGCTGGGCCCCATCGAGGTGCTGGTCAATAATGCCGGTATCACGCGCGACGGCTTCTTCCATAAGATGTCGCTCGAACAGTGGCAGGACGTGATCCACACCAATATGGACAGCGTCTTCAACATGACCCGTCAGGTGATCGAAGGGATGCGCGAACGCAATTATGGCCGCATCATCAACATCTCCTCGATCAACGGCCAGAAGGGTCAGGCGGGCCAGAGCAACTATTCGGCGGCCAAGGCGGGCATGATCGGCTTCACCAAGGCCCTGGCGCTCGAATCGGCTTCCAAGGGCATCACGGTCAACTGCGTGGCCCCCGGCTATACCGGCACCGAAATGGTGTCGGCCATCGCCCCGGCGGTGCTGGAAAAGATCGTGGCGGGCATTCCGGTCGGGCGTCTCGGCACACCCGAAGAAGTGGCCGAAATCTGCGCCTTCCTGGCCTCCGACATGGCCTCGTTCATTACGGGTGCGACCATCGCCGTCAATGGCGGCCAACACATGCTTTAA
- a CDS encoding DUF4908 domain-containing protein — protein MTKKLVHSLIRMAGVLLLVACAVESGVAQAQIVNSLREAMFGSKGADSQKQTLPKVGHFVSEDGDAFVFDQSHSQALIRFDGDDETWTLTPTPGPKGDIIYKNDIGEPVLKATRWGGMILFTDSRPMGDPVSVTGKADAFTPGHISPGLLFQTLVHASHRVSLALGRNFGFDAPDVTPGADYLYADAAQVTADALVRVALQARGRKALDPVHSVQFIEGRPPSATLDDGVLVLKLDIARGLWGGHVSSKRISHVVMASYSLDDAHADRR, from the coding sequence ATGACCAAGAAGCTGGTACATAGTCTGATAAGAATGGCGGGCGTCCTGCTGCTGGTCGCCTGCGCCGTCGAATCCGGCGTGGCGCAGGCCCAGATCGTCAATTCCCTGCGTGAGGCCATGTTCGGCAGCAAGGGAGCCGATTCGCAAAAGCAGACCCTGCCCAAGGTCGGTCATTTCGTCTCGGAAGACGGCGACGCCTTCGTCTTCGATCAGTCGCATTCTCAGGCCCTGATCCGCTTCGATGGCGACGATGAGACCTGGACGCTCACCCCTACGCCCGGCCCCAAGGGCGACATCATCTATAAAAACGATATTGGCGAACCGGTGCTGAAGGCCACGCGCTGGGGCGGCATGATCCTGTTTACCGATTCGCGCCCGATGGGTGATCCGGTATCCGTCACCGGCAAGGCCGATGCTTTTACGCCCGGCCACATATCGCCGGGCCTGCTGTTTCAAACGCTTGTTCATGCCAGCCACCGCGTCAGCCTGGCCCTGGGCCGCAATTTCGGCTTCGATGCGCCCGATGTGACCCCCGGTGCCGATTATCTCTATGCCGACGCCGCGCAGGTGACTGCCGATGCGCTGGTGCGCGTGGCCCTTCAGGCGCGTGGCCGCAAGGCGCTCGATCCCGTCCATTCGGTGCAGTTTATCGAAGGCCGTCCCCCCAGCGCCACGCTCGATGACGGCGTGCTCGTACTTAAGCTCGATATAGCGCGTGGCCTGTGGGGCGGCCATGTCTCGTCAAAACGCATCAGCCATGTGGTGATGGCCAGCTACAGTCTGGATGATGCGCACGCTGACAGGCGCTAG
- the gloB gene encoding hydroxyacylglutathione hydrolase, producing the protein MPLKIDIFPCLQDNYGFLITDEATGLTAAIDAPEPAAILRQLGGRRLNFILNTHWHPDHAGGNALVQARTGCQIYGPPEVRRLAPLDHELKPGEHVMLGETRLDVLDLGGHTLGHIGYYAQGDGVAFVADTLFPLGCGRLFEGTPEQMWASLARLCALPEETVLYSAHEYTLANLKFAESLGDFPELVARAMRMRGLRARGEPTVPSSVAEEKATNPFLVYPLREDGFAAQAAKFGELRRAKDRF; encoded by the coding sequence ATGCCGCTAAAAATCGACATCTTCCCCTGCCTTCAGGACAATTACGGCTTTCTGATCACGGACGAAGCTACCGGCCTGACAGCGGCCATCGACGCGCCGGAACCGGCGGCCATTTTGCGCCAACTGGGCGGACGCAGGCTTAATTTTATCCTCAATACCCACTGGCATCCCGATCATGCCGGCGGCAATGCGCTGGTACAGGCGCGCACCGGTTGTCAGATTTACGGGCCGCCTGAGGTACGGCGCTTAGCCCCGCTCGATCACGAACTGAAGCCGGGTGAGCATGTCATGCTGGGCGAAACCCGGCTCGATGTCCTCGATCTCGGCGGCCACACGCTTGGCCATATCGGCTATTATGCGCAAGGCGACGGCGTGGCCTTCGTGGCCGATACCCTGTTTCCACTCGGCTGCGGACGCCTGTTCGAGGGCACGCCTGAACAGATGTGGGCCAGCCTTGCGCGGCTATGCGCCCTACCCGAAGAGACAGTGCTGTACAGCGCCCATGAATATACGCTGGCCAATCTGAAATTTGCCGAAAGTTTGGGGGATTTTCCCGAACTGGTGGCGCGGGCGATGCGGATGCGGGGCCTGCGGGCGCGCGGCGAACCGACCGTGCCTTCGAGCGTGGCCGAGGAAAAAGCCACCAATCCGTTTCTGGTTTATCCGTTGCGGGAAGACGGTTTCGCGGCGCAGGCGGCGAAATTCGGCGAACTCCGCCGCGCCAAGGATCGTTTTTAG
- a CDS encoding methyltransferase domain-containing protein, whose protein sequence is MRRTVEDLNRFYASPEGAIVKRLIGNKLAEAWPDVRGLDLLGIGYCTPYLESCVEARRVLSAMPGGQGAEIWPTGLKVRTTLVEEEALPFPSALFDRIVMMHVLEESATPQGLLLEASRLLSPSGKLIIGVAARGGFWAHAEQTPFGYGQPYSRMQLEAALRDAELEPLAWSYALYAPPWRITRRWAGPLETILPAIWPMSGGLILMEAGRRPFVAQKRAAQKSLLRELRGALTPASAPVPTPSSRELENA, encoded by the coding sequence TTGCGCCGCACCGTTGAAGATCTCAATCGTTTTTACGCCTCGCCGGAAGGGGCGATTGTCAAGCGCCTGATCGGCAACAAGCTGGCCGAAGCCTGGCCCGATGTGCGCGGCCTCGACCTGCTCGGTATCGGTTACTGCACCCCCTATCTGGAATCCTGCGTCGAGGCGCGCCGCGTTCTCTCGGCCATGCCGGGCGGGCAGGGCGCGGAAATCTGGCCGACGGGGCTGAAGGTGCGCACCACCCTGGTGGAAGAAGAGGCCCTGCCGTTTCCTTCGGCACTGTTTGATCGCATCGTCATGATGCATGTGCTGGAAGAATCGGCGACGCCGCAGGGGCTTTTGCTTGAGGCTTCAAGGCTTTTATCGCCCAGTGGCAAGCTGATCATCGGCGTGGCGGCGCGCGGCGGTTTCTGGGCCCATGCCGAACAGACGCCGTTTGGCTACGGCCAGCCCTATAGCCGGATGCAGCTCGAAGCCGCCCTGCGCGACGCCGAACTGGAACCTCTGGCCTGGTCCTATGCCCTGTATGCCCCGCCGTGGCGCATCACCCGGCGCTGGGCGGGGCCGCTCGAAACCATCCTGCCTGCCATCTGGCCGATGAGCGGCGGCCTGATCCTGATGGAGGCCGGGCGCAGGCCCTTCGTGGCCCAGAAGCGGGCGGCGCAAAAATCGTTGCTGCGTGAGTTGCGCGGCGCCCTGACTCCGGCTTCCGCACCTGTGCCCACCCCCAGTTCACGTGAGCTTGAAAACGCATAA
- a CDS encoding histidine phosphatase family protein, whose amino-acid sequence MKQLILMRHAQAEKKAKSGEDFDRNLSAHGREEAASVARALKAYGVKPDFALVSAAQRTQDTFREIEAVLGEIPALISKDFYNAGAESLRRAIERHESDGQCLLVVAHNPGVQYLVADYLFEGAAGPEIVGRVQGNYPTATATVFEVDVAGRPVYDGIYLAKDVAGA is encoded by the coding sequence ATGAAACAGCTCATTCTCATGCGCCATGCCCAGGCAGAAAAGAAGGCGAAAAGCGGCGAGGATTTCGACCGCAACCTGTCGGCGCATGGCCGCGAGGAAGCCGCCAGCGTAGCGCGCGCTCTGAAGGCTTACGGCGTGAAGCCCGATTTCGCGCTTGTTTCTGCTGCGCAGCGTACGCAAGACACTTTCCGCGAGATCGAGGCCGTGCTCGGTGAAATTCCGGCCCTGATCTCGAAGGATTTCTACAATGCCGGGGCGGAATCCTTGCGCCGGGCCATTGAGCGCCACGAAAGCGATGGCCAGTGCCTGCTGGTGGTGGCGCATAATCCCGGCGTGCAATATCTGGTGGCCGACTATCTGTTTGAAGGGGCGGCGGGGCCGGAAATCGTCGGGCGCGTGCAGGGCAATTACCCGACCGCCACGGCGACGGTGTTCGAGGTCGATGTGGCCGGACGGCCTGTCTATGACGGCATCTACCTTGCCAAAGACGTGGCGGGGGCCTGA
- a CDS encoding quinone-dependent dihydroorotate dehydrogenase → MYRLATRALHSLAAEDAHSLTIGLLKAGLGPVSGLHTPQLAVDVPYAGGSLHFPNCVGLAAGFDKNADVPLAMIRAGFGFAECGTVTPLPQEGNPKPRLFRLTEDRAVINRMGFNNKGLEVFQRHLEHINAHKKGAVIGLNIGANKDAADRMNDYLTGLKRLWGMGSYFTINISSPNTPGLRALQGKSHLDDLLGQIAETRAALVRVSGQNCPIFLKIAPDLDDGEIGDTVEATLTHQLDGLIVSNTTLSREGLTSRLARESGGMSGAPLFAKSTQALRVARAASGGRLVLIGAGGVASGADAYAKIRAGASLVQLYSAIVYEGPGLADAIRRDLVARLKADGFRSVSEAVGT, encoded by the coding sequence ATGTACAGGCTGGCGACCCGCGCCCTGCATAGTCTGGCGGCCGAAGATGCCCACAGCCTGACCATCGGACTGCTCAAGGCGGGGCTGGGGCCGGTATCAGGTCTGCACACCCCGCAACTGGCCGTCGATGTACCCTATGCGGGCGGAAGCCTGCACTTTCCCAACTGCGTCGGGTTGGCCGCCGGTTTTGACAAAAACGCCGATGTGCCGCTGGCCATGATCCGCGCCGGTTTCGGCTTTGCTGAATGCGGCACGGTGACGCCCCTGCCGCAGGAGGGCAATCCGAAGCCGCGCCTGTTCCGGCTGACCGAGGATCGCGCGGTCATCAACCGCATGGGCTTTAACAATAAGGGGCTGGAGGTTTTTCAGCGCCATCTCGAACATATCAATGCCCACAAAAAAGGCGCGGTGATCGGGCTGAATATCGGTGCCAATAAGGACGCCGCCGACCGCATGAACGACTACCTCACCGGCCTGAAGCGCTTGTGGGGGATGGGCAGCTATTTCACCATCAATATTTCCTCACCCAATACGCCGGGCCTGCGCGCTTTGCAGGGCAAATCACATCTCGATGACCTGCTGGGCCAGATTGCCGAAACGCGCGCGGCGCTGGTGCGGGTATCAGGTCAGAATTGCCCGATCTTCCTCAAGATTGCGCCTGACCTTGATGATGGCGAGATCGGGGATACGGTAGAGGCCACCCTGACGCATCAGCTTGACGGGCTGATCGTGTCCAACACCACCCTGTCACGCGAGGGCCTGACATCAAGGCTGGCGCGCGAAAGCGGCGGCATGTCGGGGGCACCTTTGTTCGCCAAATCGACGCAGGCCCTGCGCGTGGCGCGCGCGGCGAGCGGCGGCAGGCTTGTGCTGATCGGGGCGGGCGGCGTGGCGTCGGGGGCTGACGCCTATGCCAAGATTCGCGCCGGGGCGTCGCTGGTGCAGCTCTATTCGGCGATAGTCTATGAAGGGCCGGGACTGGCCGATGCCATCCGCCGTGATCTGGTGGCGCGCCTGAAGGCCGATGGCTTCCGCTCGGTCAGCGAAGCGGTGGGGACGTAA